The Triticum aestivum cultivar Chinese Spring chromosome 7B, IWGSC CS RefSeq v2.1, whole genome shotgun sequence genome window below encodes:
- the LOC123162007 gene encoding sister chromatid cohesion 1 protein 1-like: MFYSHQLLARKAPLGQIWMAATLHAKINRKRLDKLDIIKICEEILNPSVHMALRLSGILMGGVVIVYERKVKLLYDDVSRLLIEINEAWKIRPAVDHTVLPKGKAQAKYEAVTLLENAVDMEVEQPVFFTDTDTTRFRGMVIVVICVFWKLKLC; the protein is encoded by the exons ATGTTCTACTCGCACCAGCTCCTCGCGCGGAAGGCGCCGCTCGGCCAGATATG GATGGCCGCCACGCTCCACGCCAAGATCAACCGCAAGCGCCTCGACAAGCTCGACATCATCAAAATCTG CGAGGAGATCCTGAACCCGTCGGTCCACATGGCGCTCAGGCTCTCCGGGATCCTCATGG GCGGCGTGGTGATCGTGTACGAGAGGAAGGTGAAGCTTCTCTACG ATGATGTGTCCCGTCTTCTG ATTGAGATCAACGAGGCATGGAAGATCAGGCCGGCCGTGGACCACACCGTCCTCCCCAAGGGCAAGGCTCAAGCCAA GTATGAAGCAGTAACACTGCTAGAGAACGCGGTGGATATGGAGGTGGAGCAACCCGTGTTTTTCACAGATACTGATACTACTAGGTTCCGCGGAATGGTAATCGTTGTCATCTGTGTATTCTGGAAGTTGAAACTGTGTTAG